The Echeneis naucrates chromosome 10, fEcheNa1.1, whole genome shotgun sequence genome has a window encoding:
- the LOC115049571 gene encoding neuronal acetylcholine receptor subunit non-alpha-2-like, which produces MKLAVLLLLWMSCPMSLTNIAAPSEFVSLAETEDSLLKNLFQGYQRWVRPIQRANDTVKVRFGLKISQLVDVDEKNQLMTTNVWLCQEWIDYKLRWNPENYGGITSIRVPSENIWLPDIVLYENADGRFEGSLMTKAIVKFDGTITWTPPASYKSACTMDVTFFPFDRQNCSMKFGSWTYDGNMVDLVLMDNQVDRKDFFDNGEWEILSATGARGNRKDGLYSYPFITYSFILKRLPLFYTLFLIIPCLGLSFLTVLVFYLPSDEGEKLSLSTSVLVSLTVFLLVIEEIIPSSSKVIPLIGEYLLFIMIFVTLSIIVTVFVINVHHRSSATYHPMSPWVRNLFLQKLPRLLCMRGHIDRYHYPELAPESPELKPRSGGRRGGQRSGASGAPGQATSEGKEDEVWGTMLEKAIYSVRYISRHIRKEHFIREVVQDWKFVAQVLDRIFLWAFLTASVLGTILIFTPALQKFLKIPPPTASEDPPSN; this is translated from the exons atgaagttggcggtcctcctcctcctgtggaTGTCCTGTCCGATGTCCCTCACCAACATCGCTG CTCCGAGTGAGTTTGTATCCttggcagagacagaggactCCCTGCTGAAAAACCTTTTCCAAGGCTACCAGCGCTGGGTTAGGCCAATCCAGCGTGCCAATGATACTGTTAAAGTACGCTTTGGACTCAAGATCTCCCAGCTGGTTGATGTG GATGAGAAAAACCAGCTCATGACAACTAATGTTTGGCTTTGTCAG GAGTGGATTGATTACAAGCTGCGATGGAATCCAGAGAACTACGGAGGAATCACCTCCATCAGAGTTCCCTCTGAAAATATCTGGCTCCCGGACATAGTCCTCTATGAGAA TGCTGATGGGCGTTTTGAGGGATCCCTCATGACCAAAGCCATTGTCAAGTTCGATGGTACAATCACCTGGACACCACCTGCTAGTTACAAGTCTGCGTGCACTATGGATGTCACCTTCTTCCCTTTTGACCGCCAGAATTGCTCTATGAAGTTTGGCTCTTGGACCTATGATGGCAACATGGTGGATCTTGTGCTGATGGACAACCAAGTGGATCGGAAGGACTTCTTCGATAATGGGGAGTGGGAGATCCTCAGTGCCACTGGTgccagaggaaacaggaaggatGGCTTGTATTCATATCCCTTTATTACATATTCCTTCATTCTAAAGAGGCTGCCACTGTTCTACACACTCTTCCTCATCATCCCTTGTTTGGGTTTGTCCTTCCTGACTGTCTTGGTGTTTTACCTTCCCTCAGATGAGGGAGAGAAGCTGTCACTTTCTACCTCTGTCCTTGTGTCGCTCACTGTGTTCCTCCTGGTCATAGAGGAGATCATACCGTCCTCGTCTAAAGTAATTCCCCTCATTGGAGAATATCTGCTCTTCATCATGATCTTTGTTACACTCTCGATCATCGTCACTGTCTTTGTCATCAACGTCCACCACCGCTCCTCAGCCACCTACCACCCCATGTCGCCGTGGGTTCGTAATCTCTTCCTGCAGAAACTGCCAAGGCTGCTCTGCATGCGTGGACACATTGACCGCTACCACTACCCAGAGCTGGCTCCAGAAAGTCCAGAGCTTAAGCCTCGCTCAGGAGGTCGGAGAGGAGGGCAGAGGAGTGGAGCAAGTGGAGCCCCTGGACAGGCAACCTCTGAAGGGAAGGAAGATGAAGTCTGGGGCACCATGTTGGAGAAGGCCATCTATTCAGTGCGATACATCAGCAGACATATTCGCAAGGAGCACTTCATACGTGAG GTGGTACAAGACTGGAAGTTTGTCGCCCAGGTGTTGGACAGGATCTTCCTGT